One Streptomyces sp. CG4 genomic window, AGGAAGCCGCCGAGCAGGAGTACGGCGATGAGCCAGGCGGGCGGGCGGATGAGCTTGACGCCGAGGTAGCCGACGACGAGCAGTGCGAACCAGAGCGGGACCTGCATGGCGGTGACCTCCTAGCGGATGCGGCAGCGGTGCGTGCGGGCGGCGAGCTGCGCGGCGGACTGGCTGGAGTAGTCGGCGGACCAGCCGCAGCCGTCGGAGGTGCACACGGCGGCGTGCTTGGTCTGGCCATGGCGGTCGCGGTGCGTGCCGATCTGCACCGGGCCGATGTGCATCACGGAGTGGAAGTGGTCGCGGGCTGGCATGTCAGTCGGTCTCCTCTCGGGTCGTGGCCGGGGCGGGGAAGCTGGCGCGGATACCGGCGGCGGTGGCCGGGTCAGCGGTGCGCTGGGCGGCTTCCTCGGCGAGCAGGTGAGCGAGGAAGGGCCGGTTGGCGGCGGCCATCTCGCGGGCGCCGTCGAGGTAGTCGGAGGCGGTCAGGTCGGCCGGGTCATGGGTCACCGGTCTTCCTCTCGTGCTGGTCAGGCGAGGTGGGCGGCGATGGCGTCGGCGAGGTGGGGCGGGACGCCGAGGCGGGAGCGCAAGGTGTCGGGGTCGATTGGGGATCCGGTGCGGGTGCGGTACTCGTCGGCGACCTTGCGGGCGTGGTCGAGCAGGACGGCGGGGACCGGAGGAGCAGGGGCCAGGGCCGAAGATGCGGGGGCCGCGTCAGACTCGGGCACCGGCTCAGTTGCCGATGCGCGTTCGGCGTCCGGAACCGGCTGCTCGACCGGAGCCACGACCTCCTCCGCGTCCGCGACAGATGCCGGCGGAACCGGCCCCGACTCCGCAGCCGACGAGTGCGCGAGGAGCGTGCCGCCGAGGAAGGCGAGCGCGGGCCATCCGGCGATG contains:
- a CDS encoding DUF2637 domain-containing protein, with product MGSRHGLRVDAVLVQAVIAGALSFAHLHDLASAAGQNGWKAWAYPVSVDLLMVAAWRRLRSEGPSRLAWCWFVVALFASLGANVATAGFLDLADPPALLRLGIAGWPALAFLGGTLLAHSSAAESGPVPPASVADAEEVVAPVEQPVPDAERASATEPVPESDAAPASSALAPAPPVPAVLLDHARKVADEYRTRTGSPIDPDTLRSRLGVPPHLADAIAAHLA
- a CDS encoding mobile element transfer protein, which encodes MPARDHFHSVMHIGPVQIGTHRDRHGQTKHAAVCTSDGCGWSADYSSQSAAQLAARTHRCRIR